The genomic interval CGGTGTCGTGCACGGCGCAGGCGCGCTGGGCATCGATCAGCGCCAGTGCCCTGGCCCCACCAATCGGCTCGCCGCTGTGCTGATCGTACTGCACGAACGACTCGCTGATACTGTCCGCGGGTACGTCCTGTTGCTCGGCCATGGCGCGGGCAAAGAAATCCTGCCACAGGTGGCTGACGCCCCCGAGTGTCTGGGTATTCTGCTGACCGTAGTGGCCGACAGGCGACAGGTAGGTCAAACCGATGGGAAGAGTATCTGTCATGGCAGTCGCGCGCGTTGTGCTCTGGCAGAATAGCGGGATATTGCCTGTATCGGCCGTGGTTGCCGATTCATTAAGGGCTGGGTTTGATTTTTTAGGTGTGGACGATGGAAGAGCAAGGCACGGGGATCAGGGTCGAAGCGATGTCGGCTGAGTATGCGCAACAGGCCACGGCGTGGGCCGAGCGCCTGGGCCTGCCGCTGCAGGACGATGCCGCCGGCTTCGCTGTGCAGGTGGGCGCTGAAGGCTTGCAGATCCAGCAGTTGGGCCCACAGGCGCCTGGGCCCGTGCGGGTGGACTTCGTCGAAGGCCAGGCTGCGCACCGGCGCCAGTTTGGCGGTGGCAATGGGCAGATGATCGCCAAGGCGGTCGGCATTGCTCAAGGTGTTCGGCCGCAAGTGCTCGACGCGACCGCAGGGCTGGGCAAGGATGCCTTCGTGCTGGCCAGCCTGGGTTGCCAGATGACCCTGATCGAGCGCCAGCCGCTGATTGCCGCGTTGTTGGAAGACGGCCTGGCACGGGCCCGTGCCGATGAAGAGGTGGGCCCGATCGTCGGGCGTATGCGCCTGCTGACCGGCAATGCCATCGAGCGCATGCGCGCCTGGGAGGGCGAGCCGCCGCAGGTGATCTACCTCGACCCGATGTTCCCGCACCGGGACAAAAGCGCATTGGTGAAGAAGGAAATGCGCGTGTTCCGGCCGTTGGTGGGGGATGACATGGATGCCCCGGCCTTGCTCGAAGCCGCCCTGGCGTTGGCCAGCCATCGGGTGGTGGTGAAGCGCCCGCGCAAGGCACCGATCATCGACGGGCCGAAGCCGAGCCATTGCCTGGAGGGCAAGTCGAGCCGGTATGACATCTACCCGAAGAAAGCGCTGAAGGCCTGATTACGAAGACGCCTGTAGGAGCAGCCTCGCGCTGCGAAGAGGCCGGTGAAAGCAGTGAAGATTCAAGGTGAATTCACCGGCCTCTTCGCAGCACAAGGCTGCTCCTACCGTACCGGGTGGGTGCCGGTAGGCCGCATGGGTCACGCTAAGGCCGGAACGCCCGCATGAACACCCCTACCACCTCACGCACATGCGCCTCGGCCTCGTCGCCTTCCAGTGGCCCGGCGCACCCCAGCAGCAACCGGTAGTCCGGTGCGCCCTTGACCATGCAGAAGAAGTGCTCTGCCGCGCGCAAC from Pseudomonas kermanshahensis carries:
- a CDS encoding class I SAM-dependent methyltransferase yields the protein MEEQGTGIRVEAMSAEYAQQATAWAERLGLPLQDDAAGFAVQVGAEGLQIQQLGPQAPGPVRVDFVEGQAAHRRQFGGGNGQMIAKAVGIAQGVRPQVLDATAGLGKDAFVLASLGCQMTLIERQPLIAALLEDGLARARADEEVGPIVGRMRLLTGNAIERMRAWEGEPPQVIYLDPMFPHRDKSALVKKEMRVFRPLVGDDMDAPALLEAALALASHRVVVKRPRKAPIIDGPKPSHCLEGKSSRYDIYPKKALKA